In Spinacia oleracea cultivar Varoflay chromosome 5, BTI_SOV_V1, whole genome shotgun sequence, a single window of DNA contains:
- the LOC110783117 gene encoding uncharacterized protein, with protein sequence METLVVVAQHRNQYYSSISKGRCGSSPTGGFRDINCRAFESGIGLLPSPFNGYGSPVMNRGFMSPNMQTPSAKSGGKSMSEDTKPGKRSAKSSPIPINMKGDGGRNGILSRESMSFSELWAGPAYSNSPPPSSLPMPKFSMKPKRTVSLELPHLPAFESDLNLPPLPKSAPASPTRESTHSPFSFLREEDDSATKTLRRILNLDIADD encoded by the coding sequence ATGGAAACCCTTGTAGTTGTAGCACAGCACAGGAACCAATACTACAGTAGTATATCAAAGGGAAGGTGTGGTTCATCACCTACTGGAGGGTTTAGGGACATCAATTGTAGGGCTTTTGAATCTGGGATTGGCTTACTTCCTAGTCCTTTTAATGGCTATGGTTCTCCGGTTATGAACCGAGGTTTTATGTCCCCAAACATGCAAACCCCATCTGCTAAAAGTGGTGGGAAATCGATGAGTGAGGATACCAAACCTGGAAAAAGATCAGCGAAAAGTAGCCCAATCCCTATTAACATGAAGGGGGATGGTGGTAGGAATGGGATATTGTCTAGGGAAAGTATGTCATTCTCAGAGCTGTGGGCGGGGCCCGCTTATTCGAACTCACCACCGCCGAGTTCTCTGCCTATGCCCAAATTCTCCATGAAACCAAAGAGGACTGTGTCACTTGAGTTGCCTCACTTGCCTGCATTTGAGTCTGATTTGAACTTGCCACCATTGCCAAAGTCAGCCCCTGCTTCCCCAACTAGAGAATCCACCCATTCACCTTTCAGCTTCCTTCGTGAAGAAGATGACTCTGCTACTAAGACACTTCGCCGGATCCTCAATCTCGATATTGCTGATGATTGA
- the LOC110783107 gene encoding uncharacterized protein: MKVHPAPKKRNIALRYDIASSQSATTPCRGQKKLRRLPHIFAKVLELPFCSDADVDIEETVNFFKFTVFDTDVASDVVADTVEIHPGVTKIVVRSNSIADVAMTGLELDLWRFRLPECTKPELATATYDGGDLVVVVPKEEEERENGREVVWGEGNLVLVQ, encoded by the coding sequence ATGAAGGTCCACCCAGCACCAAAGAAGCGAAACATAGCCTTACGATACGACATCGCATCATCACAGTCGGCAACAACTCCTTGTAGAGGCCAGAAGAAGCTTCGAAGACTCCCCCACATCTTTGCGAAGGTTCTAGAACTACCCTTCTGTTCCGACGCCGACGTCGACATCGAAGAAACAGTCAATTTCTTCAAATTCACGGTGTTTGACACGGATGTGGCCTCCGATGTGGTGGCGGATACGGTTGAGATACACCCAGGTGTCACGAAGATAGTGGTCCGCAGTAATTCGATTGCTGACGTTGCGATGACGGGGCTCGAGCTCGATTTATGGCGGTTTCGGTTGCCGGAGTGTACTAAACCCGAGCTGGCAACTGCAACATACGACGGTGGCGATTTGGTGGTGGTAGTTCCtaaggaagaagaggagagagaaaatgggaggGAGGTTGTTTGGGGTGAGGGCAATCTGGTCCTTGTACAGTGA
- the LOC110783088 gene encoding late embryogenesis abundant protein D-34, with protein MAYEQHMRGDGGAIKFGDVFEMSGEMAEQPISPRDAAAMRSAETLAFGKTIKGGPASIMIQAAAKNVQAGLVGPDDAFSSNQTLVEGNPWHESQPSHDQMESAISVEGMGSGATGVTMGEALEAAAAAVGDKPVDQSDVAAIQAAEMIATGINGGLGSGLGAEAQVASTINEQLMYDEDKTKLSDVIEGATNMFTDDKPVTKQDAELVKAAELRGHFDGASGASTLRHRAVKQSTTPGGVAEAVEAAARINEPDK; from the exons ATGGCATACGAACAACATATGCGGGGAGACGGCGGAGCAATAAAGTTCGGCGACGTGTTTGAGATGTCGGGGGAGATGGCGGAGCAGCCCATTTCGCCACGGGATGCGGCGGCGATGCGGTCTGCTGAGACTCTGGCTTTTGGGAAGACGATTAAAGGTGGTCCAGCTTCTATTATGATTCAAGCTGCTGCTAAGAATGTTCAAGCTGGTCTTGTGGGTCCTGATGATGCTTTCTCTTCTAATCAAACCCTG GTGGAGGGTAACCCGTGGCACGAATCCCAACCATCACACGATCAAATGGAATCGGCTATTTCGGTGGAAGGAATGGGATCAGGTGCAACAGGGGTAACTATGGGAGAAGCACTCGAGGCAGCTGCTGCGGCTGTAGGGGACAAACCTGTCGATCAATCTGATGTTGCTGCAATACAGGCAGCAGAGATGATTGCCACCGGAATAAATGGCGGTCTTGGTTCTGGCTTAGGTGCTGAAGCTCAGGTTGCTTCTACTATCAATGAACAGCTGATGTATGATGAGGACAAGACCAAGTTATCTGATGTCATTGAG GGAGCGACAAATATGTTTACAGATGACAAGCCAGTAACGAAGCAGGATGCTGAACTCGTAAAAGCAGCTGAGCTGCGAGGTCATTTTGATGGGGCTAGTGGGGCAAGTACGCTCCGCCACCGCGCTGTGAAGCAGTCCACCACTCCTGGTGGTGTCGCGGAGGCAGTGGAGGCTGCGGCTAGGATTAACGAACCTGACAAATAA
- the LOC110783097 gene encoding late embryogenesis abundant protein 47, translating into MANEEPKAAITIGEALEVVATIVGNKPVDDSDAAAIQAAEMRATGATAPPINGIGFQAQSAAMVNARRIYDEEKTTLAEVIGDATQKLESDKPVTMRDAEKVRAAELQGDLDGLIGTHADAPKESVTPGGVAEALATAANINHPS; encoded by the exons atggcAAACGAAGAACCAAAAGCCGCGATAACAATCGGAGAAGCATTAGAGGTGGTTGCGACAATCGTCGGCAACAAACCCGTCGACGACAGCGATGCCGCCGCCATTCAAGCCGCCGAGATGAGGGCTACCGGCGCCACCGCTCCTCCTATCAACGGCATTGGATTTCAGGCCCAATCTGCTGCTATGGTTAATGCTCGTAGGATTTACGATGAGGAGAAAACTACCCTTGCTGAAGTTATCGGG GATGCAACTCAGAAGTTAGAGAGTGACAAGCCAGTAACAATGAGAGATGCAGAGAAGGTTAGAGCGGCAGAGTTGCAAGGGGACTTGGATGGCCTCATTGGCACTCACGCGGACGCTCCTAAGGAATCAGTGACCCCCGGAGGTGTCGCCGAGGCGTTAGCCACCGCTGCAAATATCAACCACCCTTCCTAA
- the LOC110782139 gene encoding late embryogenesis abundant protein D-34 — MSQEQPRRGGTDQEQPRRGGADQEQPRNGGAEQEKPQQQPIKYGDVFSVSKKIANEPIAPLDAAAMQSAENQVMGQTQKGSPASLMQSAATKNVQAGVTPQGGATDVGKNQGMTVTESIVGGQRIITESIGDQVVARYADKNPNPTQAKMVAPPSAVDRDAVTIGEALEASAISAGDKPITQTDAAAIQAAEMRVTGAGYIPPGGIGAEAQSAATRNEQIKSDQNKITLGDVLTDAATKLSDYDKPATVQDAERVIAAEMRNNPNLETEVGGVGESVAAAARLNQQKFKK; from the exons ATGTCTCAAGAACAACCAAGGCGCGGTGGTACAGACCAAGAGCAACCAAGGCGCGGTGGCGCAGACCAAGAGCAACCAAGGAACGGTGGCGCAGAGCAAGAGAAACCACAACAACAGCCAATCAAGTACGGCGATGTGTTCTCAGTGTCTAAGAAGATTGCCAATGAGCCCATAGCACCATTAGACGCTGCTGCCATGCAGTCAGCTGAGAATCAAGTGATGGGCCAAACCCAAAAAGGTAGTCCGGCTTCCCTTATGCAATCGGCCGCCACCAAGAACGTCCAAGCCGGAGTCACCCCTCAAGGTGGCGCCACCGATGTTGGGAAGAACCAAGGGATGACTGTTACTGAGAGTATAGTTGGTGGTCAGCGTATCATTACCGAGTCTATTGGTGATCAG GTGGTAGCCAGATATGCTGACAAAAATCCAAACCCAACCCAAGCCAAAATGGTAGCTCCACCATCAGCAGTAGACCGCGATGCAGTGACCATAGGAGAAGCCCTGGAGGCATCTGCAATATCCGCTGGGGACAAGCCAATAACACAGACTGATGCCGCCGCCATTCAGGCTGCGGAGATGCGCGTCACTGGCGCCGGTTACATTCCCCCTGGTGGCATTGGAGCGGAGGCTCAATCCGCCGCCACGAGGAATGAACAAATCAAGTCTGATCAAAACAAGATCACTCTTGGAGATGTCCTTACG GATGCAGCAACAAAACTGTCGGATTATGACAAACCAGCAACAGTTCAAGATGCGGAGAGGGTGATAGCAGCGGAGATGAGAAACAACCCGAATTTGGAAACCGAAGTTGGTGGAGTCGGTGAATCGGTGGCGGCAGCAGCAAGGCTAAACCAACAGAAGTTCAAGAAGTGA
- the LOC110782126 gene encoding late embryogenesis abundant protein D-34-like — MAQEQPKKEAGKPDQQHTFKYGDVFYVSGQAENKPVLPEDASSMESAEKIVMGHSPYGGPASSMRTTAEANVQAGLVDPNSRRTTEGIRVTESGDHGTRIVTESVNDEVVGQFIEPQFAESTTPKVTIGETLDAVALYAGDQPIDDADAAAIAAAEKRAVGADPPPGWGLGAEARYAADRNVRAPRPEFMTTLDDVLKDASHKLARDKAVTTEDAKVVMEAEVCNNPEMTTTIAGVGEMMSAAARLNQTTK; from the exons atggcccAAGAACAGCCTAAAAAAGAAGCGGGTAAACCAGATCAACAACACACGTTCAAATATGGTGATGTTTTTTACGTTTCGGGTCAAGCAGAAAATAAACCCGTATTACCTGAAGATGCGTCTTCCATGGAGTCTGCGGAGAAGATAGTTATGGGCCATAGCCCATATGGTGGCCCGGCCTCCAGTATGCGAACCACTGCCGAAGCTAATGTACAAGCGGGCCTTGTTGACCCGAATTCGCGTCGGACAACTGAAGGAATTCGGGTCACTGAATCCGGTGATCATGGTACCCGGATTGTCACAGAATCTGTCAATGATGAG GTAGTTGGGCAATTCATAGAGCCACAATTTGCAGAATCAACAACGCCAAAGGTGACAATAGGAGAAACCCTTGATGCTGTGGCACTCTATGCTGGTGACCAGCCCATCGACGACGCGGATGCAGCCGCAATAGCAGCTGCCGAGAAGAGGGCGGTAGGCGCTGATCCCCCGCCTGGCTGGGGCCTTGGAGCTGAGGCTCGTTATGCGGCAGATCGCAATGTTAGGGCACCCCGACCAGAATTTATGACTACTCTTGATGATGTTCTTAAG GATGCTAGTCACAAGTTGGCGCGTGATAAGGCAGTGACGACGGAAGACGCTAAAGTGGTAATGGAAGCTGAAGTCTGTAACAATCCAGAAATGACAACCACCATTGCTGGTGTGGGTGAGATGATGAGTGCAGCTGCAAGGCTTAATCAAACCACGAAATAA
- the LOC110781081 gene encoding late embryogenesis abundant protein 31, whose translation MAEEPVKYGDVFIVSGQVANKPILPEDAAAMEAGERKVMGQSPLFGPASIMQSAASINVHSGHCSPTSNPVSEGVDVTETDIDGIRVITETVHNEVVGQYIEPSVTEANETSAAEQTQIQERESVTIGEALEAVALSAGDHAVDKADAAAIEAAEKRALGTDTLPRGSLAEEAYSAAAWNAQTLRYEFRTTMDDILRDASDKLAHDRPVTHEDAKEILEAEARNDPANAITAGGVGEMMSAAASLNIPKP comes from the exons ATGGCTGAAGAGCCCGTCAAATACGGCGACGTATTCATTGTATCAGGCCAAGTTGCGAATAAGCCCATCTTACCGGAAGATGCCGCGGCTATGGaagcaggagagagaaaagtcaTGGGCCAAAGCCCACTCTTTGGCCCAGCATCCATTATGCAATCGGCCGCATCCATTAACGTGCATTCAGGACATTGCAGCCCAACTTCAAACCCGGTTAGTGAAGGGGTTGATGTGACAGAAACGGATATAGATGGCATCCGGGTTATTACAGAAACCGTCCACAATGAG GTAGTAGGGCAATATATTGAACCAAGTGTTACAGAAGCGAATGAGACTTCAGCAGCGGAACAAACCCAAATCCAGGAAAGGGAGTCAGTCACAATTGGTGAAGCCTTGGAGGCAGTGGCACTTTCTGCCGGTGACCACGCCGTTGATAAGGCCGATGCAGCTGCGATAGAGGCTGCCGAGAAGAGAGCTCTTGGCACCGATACACTGCCTCGCGGCAGCCTAGCTGAGGAGGCTTACAGTGCAGCCGCTTGGAATGCTCAAACGTTACGATATGAATTTAGGACTACTATGGATGACATCCTTAGG GATGCTAGTGATAAATTGGCACATGATAGGCCAGTAACACATGAAGATGCCAAAGAAATATTAGAAGCTGAGGCCCGTAATGATCCAGCCAATGCTATCACTGCTGGTGGAGTGGGTGAAATGATGTCCGCAGCTGCAAGTCTAAACattcctaaaccctag